The Phaseolus vulgaris cultivar G19833 unplaced genomic scaffold, P. vulgaris v2.0 scaffold_494, whole genome shotgun sequence nucleotide sequence tttgctttaagaatgtcttaggtatatattagaggttgtttagagtaggcttttgctaggtaactcacctcttaacccctgaccatgtgataagagcaaacACATGTTTTACGAAATTGTTTTTCACATGCTTTTGCTGAAATATGCTTTACTGCATAGAAAATGaatatgttcttttctaaataaatagattattttcttaaactgatgccttgatTAAGCGTTTTTGCAAATCatgttttgtgcatcaagtatttgactaagtcttcattccatcaaaacgactgtgtttcactTGTTAAAAAGTTTCAGTTACCGTTTTGAAAATGAATCTATTcttctgtaaatgaatagattctttttagtctggtgccatggttttcttaaaaggcttttcacattttatccttgcaccagggagtttgactaagtctcctacaTATAACTAATTCTCTAACAgcctttgaaaataaattagttcatttattttcaatctgttctttttgtaacagctttaacttttttgaaagtttgttataaaatgttttccTATAAAAAAGAGAGTTGGTTCTGCCTTTTAAAGTTGATTCGAATGATTGAGAAAACTAGTTTAAAACAGAGAAATAAGAGATTTCAGAGGATTAGCACgagttcttgaaagattttccaaatcacaaagtgtgcttgttcttggttggttctaaggcttggttagaggtgctgtcactgtgtgagcaatctgttctactggtttaaggcagatttctgcattctctatcaggtgtattcgttttctttcttcaattccttgtaaagtgtggttgtaactcttcttgatagggtttcttgaagagttgtgtgtgttggaatagtgtttttcagcaaggtGTGCCATGTTCTGGTAGGTTTCAAGAATAGTGGTTTTTGTAATTGTTTGAATTgtggtttagtgaatttcaccttggattaggtgaagactggatgtagctcatttgagtgaaccagtataattgttttgtGTTCATCTCTCTTAATCCTTGCACTTAATAAACCTGCTGAATAAACTGatctgtcaagaaataaatctattcaattatatttgaatctgttctttctgggtaCGTTTATACTGTTCTTGTGTTTCTGGAAAAACCCTCTGATGAATTTTTGTGTAGATCTGTATGAGCTGTGAAGCATAATTGAAATTCACGTTTTGTGAAAGTTAATTCAATCGTTTAAGTGTTTTAAAACAAGCATTGATTTTGTATTCAAAGATTGtgatcaagagctaggacttgtattttaatcaagtttgtttgcaataatgtctgagtttaaagtgctttttgctgagggatCGTCTATGAATGGACCCCCTATGTTCAATGGGATGAATTATGctttttggaaaattagaatgaaaattttcatggaatctattgactcGTTTATTTGGGAGGCTGTGGTCCATGGACCCtttgtgccaatgcaggttgtcaaggatgaagaagtggaaaagccaagatctgaatggagtgagagtgaaaagaagaaggctcaatatgatcttgtagctaagaacatcataacttcgtcattaacaatggatgagttcttcagaaTATCTCAATGCagttcagctaaggagatgtgggaggtcTTGGAAGTTACTCATGAAGGTACTGAGGATGTTAAGAGATCAAGAAAAcattctctcatccaagagtcTGAATTGTTTAGAATGCAACTCGAGGAGAACATTGTTGATGTGCAGAGAAGGTTtactcatattgtgaatcatcAAACTGGATTGGGAAAGGAATTTGAcaaagaggaactcaacataaaagtgttgaagtgcctcgacagaagctggcaacccaAAGTGACTGCCATATCAGAAAGTCGTGATCTATAAAAACTATCAAGTGCTGCACTATTTGGGAAATTAATGGAGCATGAGTTGGAGCTcaagagactcaaagagcaAGAAAAAGTGGAAAGGAAACCCAAGggacttgcactgaaagcaagtgCACATAGTGAGATCAATGAGGAGAAAAAAGATGTTGAACATGATGAAACAATCAGCCTACTCACAAAGAGGTTCAACAGATTCCTGAAGAAGAAAAGCAGAGATAggatgatgtgattccactagccatatagagaaaggttcttgaccttcttaggaatcaccttgagttggacattatagaggcacttttcttagagttggatcattgttctaagacaagaactcaccaaaaactagtaccaaatcccaaactcatttggatgaaccaattatagtcaaattgaaccgaacaaaagagcaagaaaagcaaaggaacaagatgaattttacaaagagagcatataaaactgccgaaccaaaactcataaaaacagcaagaacaccaaaccaaaactcaagaacacaagctaacaaaaacaatagaaagaggagaaaggaaggagagaagaattgctcatgaagatggaaggaggatggatgatctcgccactagaagtgtggaatgctcctagatgagagtgatgccgccacttgaggactccattgatccatcaagataagactagagaagaaggctcaaagctctccaaagttcactcaaaatttgagtagagttttcttaaattaattccaatatgaattttacaaagagagcacctctatttatagcctaaggtgctgaaaatgcaagctaaacaatttcaaaattccctcctaaaacattctagaaccggcgcctattccatgcatgaggaaggtgtgactctttccttcactttggcacctcctattctactcctacacctatctactaatacacccccctaaagctcctaactaaagcctaaaagatgctaaaacaaaagaggtttctaatgtttccctctaagcaccttcaactaaagaaattacaaaaagagaaaataaatgtcctctagctcccaaagctttgaacatgcttcttataatcctttgaggtggactttgacctccatgggcgtcttctatttgtgcctccacctcgtcttgatcttgttgattggcctccatgtcctcttgagcttgatctccatcataggaaccaacagaaaagaaggtatcctaaaccgaatgaatcaaattcctctaactacacttgctttggctgtggtaaaacagggcacatcaagatggattgtccaaacaattATCAAAGGACAAATCAGCCTGCAAGAAAGTTGAAAGGAGCAAGGGGAGAAGAGCTACATTTCTTGGGAAGAGAATGAAGTATCTTCAACTGAGAGTGAGGAAAACAattgtgcttcatggtgaaagatgaaggatcaatctctgattcagtaagtgaatTCTCTATGGaatctgataactatgatcaattgcttgctgctttcaaagaaacacatgatgaagcaaatagaGGCTGTAATATGCAGTaagttgcaaaaggtaaataatgtgcttgcacctaaagtaaaaacacttgaggaagagatCTTGGTAAGTcttgaactaacatgcttgcatgcctctattaaaacctgtgaaaactgaaaaaattggaaaaacaagtggagtatttgctaaaaaccctttccaatttcacaagggaagagagaatcttgagtctctccttggttcacagaatgttgttttcaacAAGAATGGTATTGGTTATAaccctggaaatgtaaccaatgtcaaaaagctttcaagtttttttgttccagcaaaatcaggttttcagcttttaacagtggcaaaaaggcatctcatgttacctgttttactgcatgaaatctggtcatacctctaggtcatgcattgctagaaacatcttgttcctaagaacttagcaaaatggctaccaaaggaaaggttttaatttgttggaccctatactgaaaagggtaccatttgtattattttgctctgttttgcagaaaggcagcaagaaaaatcaatggtacttggacagtggctgttccaaacatatgactggagatcttacaaaattcactagcttgaagctcaaggcagagggacatgtaacctatggtgataataaccgaggaagaatttgggcagaggcactgttggaacagggaattcaaccactattgagaatgtgctttatgtagaaggactcaagcatagcctTCTCAGTATCAGTCAacttgtgacaaaggatacaaggtgaacttcaagtcaaatggctgcacaatctcaagtgactcctctggtaaggtgttgtttactggtaagagagtgaataacatatatctcttGGATatatggaaactaactcttcaaatgagtgtttactgtctagaagtgatgagtcttggctgtggcacaggaggttagctcacatacacactaatcacttaaataaattgaaatctaaagatcttgtttctggtttacctaacattaaatttcaggataacaggctctgtgatgcttgtgtgaaaggtaaacaaatcagatcctctttcaattcaaagacattgtttctacaaaaaatccattggatgtattgcatatggacttatttggaccctctagagttgctagcttggctggaaatttgtatgctttagttgttgtggatgactactctagatttacatggacttttttcttgcacataaaaatgatgcttacaatgcttttaagaaattagcaaaggttttacaaatgaaaatggttgctgcataaaatcaattcgaagtgatcatggggggaGTTTCAAATGCTAGATTTGAGAGGTTTGTGAAACATGGGATAtcacataccttttcagcccctaggactccccaacaaaatggtgtagttgaaaggaaaaacagatcattagaggaactagctag carries:
- the LOC137817666 gene encoding uncharacterized protein — translated: MSEFKVLFAEGSSMNGPPMFNGMNYAFWKIRMKIFMESIDSFIWEAVVHGPFVPMQVVKDEEVEKPRSEWSESEKKKAQYDLVAKNIITSSLTMDEFFRISQCSSAKEMWEVLEVTHEGTEDVKRSRKHSLIQESELFRMQLEENIVDVQRRFTHIVNHQTGLGKEFDKEELNIKVLKCLDRSWQPKVTAISESRDL